Part of the Paracoccus sp. S3-43 genome, CGACATCTGGCCGGAGATCTGGGACTTCCACAGCGAGGTTCTGGACCGGGCGATGCGCGGCGAGGTGCAGTCGTTTCGCGAACAGCCGATGGTCCTGAACCGCAACGGCCAGCCCGAGGATGTGATCTTCGACCTGTTCTATACCCCCATCTATGACGAATCCGGCACGGGCGTGGACGGTGTCCTGTGCACCGTCCTGGACATCACCGGAGCCGTGCGCGCCCGCGACGCCTTGGCCGAAAGCCGGGCCGAGCTTTACCACCTGTCCGACGCGCTGCCGATCCTGGTGGCCTTCCTGGACCGGTCGCTGGTCTTCCGCTTCGCCAACCAGTGCTATCTTGAAGTGTTCGGCGTCACCCATGACCAGGTGATCGGCAAGCGCATCGACGACATCCTGGGGGCCGGGCAGGCCGCCCAGACCCAGGACATGCTGGACCGCGCCCTTCTGGGCGAGACGGTGAACGTCGATGCGATCGTGCGCCTTCCCGGCGACCGGCCCCGCAGCCTGGAAATGCGCTGCCTGCCCCGCATGTCGCGGGACGACCGGATCGACGGCGTCTACATGATCCTGATCGACATCGAGGATCGCAAGCAGACCGAAAACCGGCTGCGCGACAGCAACAACCGCTTCCACGCGGCGGTCGATGCGATCCACAGCGTCTTGTGGACCAACTCTCCCGAAGGCCGGATGGAGGGGGAACAGCGCGGCTGGGCGGCGCTGACGGGCCAGGATTTCGACGCCTATCAGGGCCATGGCTGGGCCGATGCGCTTCATCCCGACGACCGCGCCCCGACGATCAAGGCGTGGCAGCGGGCGCTTGCGGCGCAGTCGACCTTTGAATGGGAACACCGGCTGCGCTGCGCGGACGGCGAATACCGCATCTTCAGGATCCGCGCGGTGCCGACGCGCGACGATGCGGGGCGGATCACCGAATGGGTGGGCGTGCATACCGACATCACCGAACAGCGCCTGTCCGAGGCGCAGTTGCAGGCCCAGGCCGAGGATCTGCAACGCCAGATCGCCCATCGCCAGCGGGCCGAGGATCAGCTGCGCCGCCTGAACGAGACGCTGGAGGCCCGCGTCGCGGACGAGATCGAACAGCACCGCAAGACCGAACAGGCCCTGCATCGGTCGCAGAAGATGGAATCCATGGGCCAGCTGACCGGCGGCGTGGCCCATGATTTCAACAATCTCTTGCAGGTGATCGCGGGCAGTCTTCAGATGCTGGCGAAGGATTGCGAGGGCAATGCCAGGGCCAGCCAGCGGGTCGAACACGCGCTGTCGGCCGTCGCGCGCGGCGCCAAGCTGGCCAGCCAGCTTCTGGCCTTCGGGCGCCGTCAGCCGCTGGAGCCTCGGGTGATCCAGCCGGCCCGCCTTGTGACCGAGATGGACGACCTGCTGCGCCGGTCGCTGGGCGAGGCGGTCGAGGTTCAGGTGATCGTCCCGCAGGGCCTGTGGAACATCTGCGTGGACCGCGCCCAACTGGAAAGCGCGCTTTTGAACCTGGCGATCAATGCCCGCGACGCGATGGACGGCCCCGGCCAGCTGACCATCGAAATGGCGAACAAGCGGCTGGACGAGATCTATGCCCTGGCGGCGGGCGATGTCTCGGCCGGGGATTACGTGATGCTGGCCGTGACCGACACCGGCTGCGGCATGACCCCCGAGGTGCTGGAGCGGATCTTCGATCCCTTCTATTCCACCAAGCCGGAAGGGCGGGGGACGGGCCTGGGCATGTCCATGGTCTATGGCTTCGTCAAGCAGTCGGGCGGCCATGTGTCCGTCTACAGCGAACCGAACGAGGGGACGACCGTCCGCATCTATCTGCCGCGTTCCGACAGCGACGAGGATACCGACGCCCCGCTGTTCGACGGTCCCATCGTCGGCGGCACGGAAACCATCCTGGTGGTCGAGGATGACGAGGCCGTGCGCGCCACCGTGGTCGATCTGCTGGAATCGCTGGGATACGAGGTGCTGACGGCGCGGGATGCGCAGGCGGGTCTGGCGGTCGTGGAAAGCGGGCTGCATATCGACGTGCTGTTCACCGACGTGGTGATGCCCGGCGGGCTGTCCAGCCGCGACATGGCGCGGCGCGCGCAGCAGATCCTGCCGGGGCTGGGGGTGCTGTTCACCTCGGGCTATACGGAAAATTCGATCGTCCATGGCGGCAGGCTGGATCCGGGGGTCGAGCTTTTGTCGAAACCCTATTCGCGCGAGGCGCTGGCCCGGCGGTTGCGCCATGTGATCGCCAATGCCCGGCAGGCCCGGCAGGCGGCCGATGCCGACCGCGCCCCGCAGCAGCCCGCCCCGCAGCAGCCGGTGCCCGCCGAGATGCGCCCCCTGTCGATCCTGCTGGTCGAGGACAACGCGCTGATTCGCACCGATACCGCCATCATGCTGGAGGAGATGGGCCATACCATCGTCCAGGCGGGCAAGGCCGCGCCCGCGCTGTCCAGCCTGGAGGGCCGGCCCTTCGACCTGCTGCTGACCGATCTGGGCCTGCCCGACATGAACGGCAACGACCTGGCGCGGCGGGCGGTGGACATCCGGCCCGGCCTGGCGGTGGTCTATGCCACCGGCGACAGCGACCTGCCTGCGGGCTGCCCGCCGCAGACCGTGCTGCTGTGCAAGCCCTATGGCGAGGACGACCTGCGCGCCGCGGTCCGGCTGGCCCTGTCACGCATAGGCTGATGGCCCTTGGCGGGCGGGGCTTTGCGTGCTATGCAAGTTCCGTTCTCAGGGCGGGGTGCAATTCCCCACCGGCGGTCACAGCCCGCGAGCGCCCTTCGGCAACGGAGGGGTCAGCAGATCCGGTGAAACTCCGGGGCCGACAGTTACAGTCTGGATGAAAGAGAACCGTGGCCGCGTCCTTTTCCCCAAGGCACAGCCATGGCTCGATGTCCTGGGACCATACGCAAGCTTACGTAAGGTTCCTGAAAGATGACCCACAAGACCCCCCGTATCGCCTTCATCAAGGCCCGCTGGCATTCCGATGTCGTGGACCGCGCGCATGAAGGATTCCTCGCCGAACAGCAGCGCCTGATCCCCGGCGCCGAGGTGGTGGCCTATGACGTGCCCGGCGCGTTCGAGATGCCGCTGCTGGCCAAGAAGCTGGCCCAGACCGGCACATTCGATGCTGTGGTCGCCGCCGCCCTGGTGGTCGATGGCGGCATCTATCGCCATGATTTCGTCGCCACCGCCGTCGTCACCGGGCTGATGACTGTCGGCCTGGAAACCGGCGTGCCCTGCTTCTCGGTCTCGCTGACGCCGCACAACTATCAGGAAACCGACCTGCTGACCGGCTTTTATCGCGACCATTTCGTCACGAAGGGCGCCGAGGCCGCGCAGGCGGTGCATCAGGTGCTGGAACTGGACGCCCGCATCGCCGCCGAAGGCCGCGCCGAGGTCGCCTGAGGACAGGGCGCGCGGGACCGGCCCGCGCGCCTTCCGGTCATTCCACCGTGACCGATTTCGCCAGGTTGCGCGGCTGGTCCACATCCGTGCCCTTGGCGACCGCCGTGTGATAGGCCAGATACTGCATCGGGATCGCATAGAGGATCGGCTGGAAAACCCCGCCGCCCGAGGGCATCCGCAGCACCGCCTGCGTCCCGTGGCTGGCCGAGGCCAGGCCTGCCTCGTCCGACACCAGCAGGATCGGGCCGTGGCGGGCCATCACCTCCTGCATGTTGGACACGGTCTTTTCGAACAGCGCGTCATGCGGGGCAAGCACGATCACCGGCACGTCGCGGTCGATCAGCGCGATCGGTCCGTGCTTCAGCTCGCCCGAGGCGTAACCTTCCGCGTGGATATAGCTGAGTTCCTTGAGCTTCAGCGCGCCTTCCAAGGCCACCGGATACAGCGCCCCGCGTCCCAGAAACAGCACGTCGCGGGCCTGGGACAGCCATTCCGACAGCGCGCGGCAGTCGTCCGACAGGTTCAGCACCTGCTGCATCAGCGCGGGAATGCCGCGCAAATCGGCCAGGTGGCGGTCCAGCGCGGCGTCGTCGATGCGGCCGCGGTCACGGGCGGCCTTCAGCGCCAGGATCGCCAGCACCGTCAACTGGCAGGTGAACGCCTTCGAGGACGCCACGCTGACCTCGATCCCCGCGCGGGTGGGGAGGGCGATGTCGGAATCGCGCGCGATGGCCGAGGTGCCGACATTGACCAGTCCGACGGTGCGGGCGACGTGATCCTTGGCATAGTGCAGGGCGGCCAGCGTGTCGGCCGTCTCGCCCGACTGGCTGACGGCGATGAACCAGCTTGCAGGCGACAGGGGCGGTTCGCGATAGCGGAACTCGGACGCCACGTCGATGTCGCAGGGCAGGCCCGCAAGCTGCTCGAACCAGTATTTCGCGACATGGCCCGCCAGATGCGCGGTGCCGCAGCCGACCAGGCTGATGCGGTCGACATCGCGGAAGTCCAGCCCATCGGGCAGCACGATCCGGTCGCCCTTGACGTAATGGTTCAGCACATCGCCGATCACCACCGGCTGTTCGGCGATCTCCTTGGCCATGAAGTGGCGATAGCCGCCCTTGTCGATGGCGGCCGCGCCGATGTCGATGCGGGCCTCGGGCCGGTGGGTCGGGTTGCCCTCGGCATCGAAAATCTGCACCCCGGCGCGGGTCAGGATCGCGTGGTCGCCGTCTTCCAGATAGGTGATCCGGTCGGTAAAGGGCGCCAGCGCCACGGCGTCCGATCCCAGGAACATTTCTCCGTCGCCATGGCCGATGGCCAGCGGGCTGCCCTTGCGCGCGGCGATCATCAGATCCTGTTCGCCGTCGAACAGGAAGGCCAGCGCGAAGGCCCCGCGCAGCCGGGCCAGCGTCTTGCGCGCGGCCTCGACCGGGGGCAGGCCCTGGTCCATGTAATGCGCGGTCCACAGCGCCACCGTTTCGGTGTCGGTCTGCGATTGCGGCCGGATGCCCAGGGCGGCCAGCCCGTCTCGCAAGTCGCGGAAATTCTCGATGATGCCGTTATGGACCACCGCCACCGGGCCGGACTGGTGGGGATGGGCGTTCGCCTCGGTCGCGGCGCCGTGGGTGGCCCAGCGGGTATGGCCGATGCCGATATGGCCGGGCAGGGGGTCGTGGACCAGCCGGTCGGACAGGTTCACCAGCTTGCCCACGGCGCGCCGCCGGTCCAGCCGCCCGCCGGCATCGACCGTCGCCACCCCCGCGCTGTCATAGCCGCGATATTCCAGCCGTCGCAGCGCATCGACCAGTTGCGGGGAAACCTCGTGCGATCCGAGGATGCCGATAATGCCGCACATCAGCGGGACTCCTTCTTTGCGCGCAGGGCTTTCATCAGGCGGGTGGCAAGGCCGGGCTTGTTCACTTGCCGCGCCCGGCCCAGGGCCAGGGCGCCGTCGGGCACGTCGCCGGTGATGACCGACCCCGATCCGGTCATCGCGTCATGGCCCACGCGGACCGGGGCGACCAGCATCGTGTCGCTGCCGATGAAGGCGCGGGCGCCGATTTCGGTGCGGTGCTTCATCACGCCGTCATAGTTGCAGGTGACGGTGCCCGCGCCGATATTCGTGCGCTCGCCCACATGGGCGTCGCCCAGATAGGTCAGGTGGCCGACCTTGACGCCCTCGTCCAGCACGCTGTTCTTGATTTCCACGAAATTGCCGACATGCACGTCGCCGCCCAGTTCCGCGCCGGGGCGCAGGCGGGCGAAGGGTCCGACCGTCGCGCCGGACGAGATATGGCAGCCTTCCAGATGGCAGAAGGGCAGGATCTCTGCCCCCGATTCGACCGTGACGCCGGGGCCGAAGACGACGTTCTGGCCGATCACCGTGTCGCGGCCGATCACCGTGTCCAGGGCGAACCAGACCGTCGCCGGATCGCACAGCGTCACGCCGCCTTCCAGGGCCTGGCGGCGGGCGCGGTCCTGAAAGGCGGCTTCGGCCCCGGCCAGTTCCGCGCGGGTGTTGATGCCCAGCGTCTCGGCCTCGTCGCAGGTCACGACATCGGTGCCGCGGCCTTCCGCGCGGGCCAGCGCCACCAGGTCGGTCAGGTAGTATTCGCCCGATGCGTTCTCGTTCGTCAGCCGCACGATCAGCTGCCGCAGCAAGGACGCGTCAAGCGCCATCACCCCGGAATTGCACAGCGCGATGTTGCGCGTCGCGGCGTCGGCGTCCTTGTATTCGACGATCCGTTCCAGGCCCCGGCCCGAGACGATCAAC contains:
- a CDS encoding PAS domain-containing protein; protein product: MTTTDLPFPSWPVGGGLCGELVRRFDWSRTSLGPIRDWPANLRIKVNSLVNSPIPQVLMWGPDHVMIYNDSYIDIAGNYHPRALGGRVRDIWPEIWDFHSEVLDRAMRGEVQSFREQPMVLNRNGQPEDVIFDLFYTPIYDESGTGVDGVLCTVLDITGAVRARDALAESRAELYHLSDALPILVAFLDRSLVFRFANQCYLEVFGVTHDQVIGKRIDDILGAGQAAQTQDMLDRALLGETVNVDAIVRLPGDRPRSLEMRCLPRMSRDDRIDGVYMILIDIEDRKQTENRLRDSNNRFHAAVDAIHSVLWTNSPEGRMEGEQRGWAALTGQDFDAYQGHGWADALHPDDRAPTIKAWQRALAAQSTFEWEHRLRCADGEYRIFRIRAVPTRDDAGRITEWVGVHTDITEQRLSEAQLQAQAEDLQRQIAHRQRAEDQLRRLNETLEARVADEIEQHRKTEQALHRSQKMESMGQLTGGVAHDFNNLLQVIAGSLQMLAKDCEGNARASQRVEHALSAVARGAKLASQLLAFGRRQPLEPRVIQPARLVTEMDDLLRRSLGEAVEVQVIVPQGLWNICVDRAQLESALLNLAINARDAMDGPGQLTIEMANKRLDEIYALAAGDVSAGDYVMLAVTDTGCGMTPEVLERIFDPFYSTKPEGRGTGLGMSMVYGFVKQSGGHVSVYSEPNEGTTVRIYLPRSDSDEDTDAPLFDGPIVGGTETILVVEDDEAVRATVVDLLESLGYEVLTARDAQAGLAVVESGLHIDVLFTDVVMPGGLSSRDMARRAQQILPGLGVLFTSGYTENSIVHGGRLDPGVELLSKPYSREALARRLRHVIANARQARQAADADRAPQQPAPQQPVPAEMRPLSILLVEDNALIRTDTAIMLEEMGHTIVQAGKAAPALSSLEGRPFDLLLTDLGLPDMNGNDLARRAVDIRPGLAVVYATGDSDLPAGCPPQTVLLCKPYGEDDLRAAVRLALSRIG
- a CDS encoding 6,7-dimethyl-8-ribityllumazine synthase; translation: MTHKTPRIAFIKARWHSDVVDRAHEGFLAEQQRLIPGAEVVAYDVPGAFEMPLLAKKLAQTGTFDAVVAAALVVDGGIYRHDFVATAVVTGLMTVGLETGVPCFSVSLTPHNYQETDLLTGFYRDHFVTKGAEAAQAVHQVLELDARIAAEGRAEVA
- the glmS gene encoding glutamine--fructose-6-phosphate transaminase (isomerizing) encodes the protein MCGIIGILGSHEVSPQLVDALRRLEYRGYDSAGVATVDAGGRLDRRRAVGKLVNLSDRLVHDPLPGHIGIGHTRWATHGAATEANAHPHQSGPVAVVHNGIIENFRDLRDGLAALGIRPQSQTDTETVALWTAHYMDQGLPPVEAARKTLARLRGAFALAFLFDGEQDLMIAARKGSPLAIGHGDGEMFLGSDAVALAPFTDRITYLEDGDHAILTRAGVQIFDAEGNPTHRPEARIDIGAAAIDKGGYRHFMAKEIAEQPVVIGDVLNHYVKGDRIVLPDGLDFRDVDRISLVGCGTAHLAGHVAKYWFEQLAGLPCDIDVASEFRYREPPLSPASWFIAVSQSGETADTLAALHYAKDHVARTVGLVNVGTSAIARDSDIALPTRAGIEVSVASSKAFTCQLTVLAILALKAARDRGRIDDAALDRHLADLRGIPALMQQVLNLSDDCRALSEWLSQARDVLFLGRGALYPVALEGALKLKELSYIHAEGYASGELKHGPIALIDRDVPVIVLAPHDALFEKTVSNMQEVMARHGPILLVSDEAGLASASHGTQAVLRMPSGGGVFQPILYAIPMQYLAYHTAVAKGTDVDQPRNLAKSVTVE
- the glmU gene encoding bifunctional UDP-N-acetylglucosamine diphosphorylase/glucosamine-1-phosphate N-acetyltransferase GlmU, whose product is MADKPVAIVILAAGQGSRMQSDLPKVLHRLGGAPLVGHALAVARTLEPEQVIVVAGHGADQVTKAVGKIDPDARIVLQAEQLGTGHAVRQALPELEGFEGKVIVLYGDTPFIGEDTLAALASHPSDLVVLGFEAEDPGRYGRLIVSGRGLERIVEYKDADAATRNIALCNSGVMALDASLLRQLIVRLTNENASGEYYLTDLVALARAEGRGTDVVTCDEAETLGINTRAELAGAEAAFQDRARRQALEGGVTLCDPATVWFALDTVIGRDTVIGQNVVFGPGVTVESGAEILPFCHLEGCHISSGATVGPFARLRPGAELGGDVHVGNFVEIKNSVLDEGVKVGHLTYLGDAHVGERTNIGAGTVTCNYDGVMKHRTEIGARAFIGSDTMLVAPVRVGHDAMTGSGSVITGDVPDGALALGRARQVNKPGLATRLMKALRAKKESR